One genomic segment of Novisyntrophococcus fermenticellae includes these proteins:
- a CDS encoding ABC transporter ATP-binding protein yields the protein MLELKHIHKYYNPGTINEMCLFDDFNMIIPDGQFVSVVGSNGSGKTSLLNIICGSIDLDLGSVMIDGKDIAREKEYRRNHYIGRVFQNPAMGTCPNMTIAENMSLADNKGKLYGLHPGKNKSRMNFYQESLKMLGLGLEDKMDVKVGVLSGGQRQAMALLMSTLTPVRFLILDEHTAALDPKTAELIMELTDKIVKEKNLTTIMVTHNLRYAVAYGNRLVMMHQGNAVMDYTGDEKKAVQIDQILEKFNEISIECGN from the coding sequence ATGCTTGAACTAAAACACATCCATAAGTACTATAATCCGGGCACAATTAATGAAATGTGTCTGTTTGATGATTTTAACATGATAATCCCGGATGGACAGTTTGTATCCGTGGTGGGAAGCAACGGCTCCGGAAAAACCTCTCTTCTGAATATTATCTGTGGGAGCATAGACCTGGATTTGGGCAGCGTCATGATTGATGGAAAGGATATTGCCAGGGAGAAGGAGTACAGGCGGAATCATTATATTGGGAGAGTATTCCAGAATCCGGCTATGGGAACCTGTCCAAATATGACTATAGCTGAGAATATGTCATTGGCGGATAATAAAGGGAAGCTATATGGTCTGCATCCCGGAAAGAATAAATCACGTATGAATTTTTACCAGGAGAGTCTTAAAATGCTGGGACTTGGGCTGGAAGATAAAATGGATGTAAAAGTAGGCGTCCTGTCGGGTGGACAGAGGCAGGCCATGGCACTTTTGATGTCTACGCTGACACCTGTCCGATTTCTGATTCTGGATGAACACACGGCTGCACTGGATCCCAAAACCGCAGAGCTTATTATGGAGCTGACAGATAAGATTGTAAAAGAAAAAAACCTGACCACAATTATGGTAACACATAATCTGCGGTATGCAGTAGCGTATGGAAACCGCCTGGTGATGATGCATCAGGGGAATGCGGTTATGGACTATACAGGAGATGAGAAGAAGGCGGTTCAAATCGATCAGATACTGGAAAAGTTCAATGAAATCAGTATTGAATGTGGAAATTAA
- a CDS encoding Gfo/Idh/MocA family protein, which yields MRKLKIGIVGCGGIANGKHLPAIKKNGNFEILAFCDLVKERAEKAKEEYGTQDSKIFTDYTQLLKEEGIEAVYVLTPNKSHSFISVAAMKAGKHVMCEKPMAKTYADAKLMLDTARETGRILTIGYQNRYRADSTYLKRACENGDLGEIYYAKAHALRRRAVPTWGVFLNEEEQGGGPLIDIGTHALDLTLWMMDNYEPESVMGSVYHKLGDQKETGNAFGEWDPEKFTVEDSAFGFIKMKNGATIHLESSWALNTLDADEAKTSLCGVKAGADMKDGLRINRVQYNKQCVEKPALDADGVAFFDGEAEKDSDIEQTVFYEAVVCGKELVVKPEQAIVVTRILEAIYESAKTGKAVYFD from the coding sequence ATGAGAAAACTGAAAATCGGTATTGTTGGATGCGGCGGTATTGCAAACGGAAAGCATCTTCCTGCAATTAAAAAAAATGGTAATTTTGAAATTCTGGCATTTTGTGACCTTGTAAAAGAAAGAGCAGAAAAGGCAAAAGAGGAGTACGGGACTCAGGATTCCAAAATATTTACGGACTATACGCAACTTCTAAAAGAAGAGGGAATAGAGGCTGTTTATGTATTGACACCAAATAAATCCCATAGCTTTATCTCTGTTGCCGCCATGAAGGCGGGTAAGCATGTTATGTGCGAAAAACCTATGGCCAAGACCTATGCGGATGCAAAGTTAATGCTTGATACGGCCAGAGAAACAGGGAGAATTCTTACAATCGGTTATCAGAACAGATATCGCGCGGATTCCACATATCTGAAACGGGCGTGTGAGAACGGTGATCTGGGCGAGATTTACTATGCAAAGGCGCATGCTTTAAGAAGACGCGCAGTTCCTACCTGGGGTGTGTTCTTGAATGAAGAAGAGCAAGGCGGAGGACCATTAATTGATATTGGTACACATGCACTTGATCTTACGTTGTGGATGATGGATAACTATGAACCGGAATCGGTGATGGGCTCTGTATATCATAAGCTCGGAGATCAAAAAGAGACAGGTAATGCGTTTGGTGAATGGGATCCCGAGAAATTTACAGTTGAAGATTCAGCGTTTGGATTCATTAAGATGAAGAACGGAGCAACCATTCATCTGGAGTCCTCCTGGGCACTGAATACGTTGGATGCTGATGAAGCGAAGACAAGCCTGTGCGGTGTAAAAGCCGGAGCGGATATGAAAGACGGCCTGCGCATTAACCGTGTTCAATATAACAAACAGTGTGTGGAGAAGCCTGCCCTTGACGCAGATGGAGTCGCTTTTTTCGATGGTGAGGCTGAGAAAGATTCTGATATAGAACAGACAGTGTTCTATGAGGCGGTTGTATGTGGCAAGGAGCTTGTTGTAAAACCGGAGCAGGCAATTGTGGTTACTCGGATTTTGGAAGCAATTTATGAATCTGCAAAGACTGGAAAAGCAGTGTATTTTGACTAA
- a CDS encoding sugar phosphate isomerase/epimerase family protein, whose amino-acid sequence MREIKIGTCVPGVKAVDWLPHMVDQGFETFELTFHMSLEDTNLKKLAEQVKEIIGDRDIPISSIGLYCNPIQYEDHKKALEYVIDSAEYFGASNVNTFAGAYEGRPVEESISKFGEVFRELAKRAADKNLKLGIENCPMGGSYEKATCNIGFNPRAWEMMFHEVPDDNFGLEWEPTHQMVQLIDPVAQLKDWVKKVVHIHGKDATIDYDAIRKYGIYGAKEFVYHRTPGYGDSNWTDIISILQKGGYEGDICIEGYHDPIYRGDWELTSQIHGVEYLKWCRGGSFAPCPWMK is encoded by the coding sequence ATGAGGGAAATAAAGATAGGAACCTGTGTGCCGGGTGTTAAAGCAGTAGATTGGCTGCCCCATATGGTGGATCAAGGATTTGAAACTTTTGAACTGACATTTCACATGTCTCTGGAAGACACGAATCTGAAGAAACTGGCAGAGCAGGTGAAGGAAATTATAGGGGACAGGGATATTCCGATTTCAAGCATTGGTCTTTATTGTAATCCCATACAGTACGAAGACCATAAAAAAGCATTGGAGTACGTGATCGATTCTGCAGAATATTTTGGCGCTTCCAATGTCAATACATTTGCGGGGGCATATGAAGGAAGACCGGTTGAAGAATCAATTTCCAAATTTGGTGAGGTATTCCGGGAACTGGCAAAAAGGGCGGCAGACAAGAACCTGAAACTGGGTATTGAGAACTGCCCGATGGGCGGCAGCTATGAGAAGGCCACATGTAATATCGGATTTAATCCCAGAGCCTGGGAAATGATGTTTCATGAAGTACCGGATGACAATTTTGGACTGGAATGGGAACCGACACATCAGATGGTCCAGCTGATCGACCCGGTTGCACAATTAAAGGACTGGGTGAAAAAGGTAGTACATATTCACGGAAAGGATGCCACCATAGATTATGATGCCATCAGGAAATACGGCATCTATGGGGCGAAAGAATTTGTCTATCATCGTACGCCAGGATATGGTGACAGCAATTGGACGGATATAATATCCATTTTGCAAAAAGGCGGTTATGAAGGTGATATCTGTATAGAGGGCTACCATGATCCGATTTACAGAGGTGACTGGGAACTGACTTCTCAGATACATGGTGTGGAATACCTTAAGTGGTGCAGAGGAGGCAGTTTTGCTCCGTGCCCCTGGATGAAATAA
- a CDS encoding sugar phosphate isomerase/epimerase family protein: MSKLPIGLQVFSIRKEAEADFVQTMRKVKSMGYDGVELAGLYGHAPEKIRDCLKEIGLNPISAHVPYDQLKSDLPGTVAAYACIGCKYIAIPYLTEEERYGTKAYSEMLDNIPEIAGECGKYDITLLYHNHDFEFQKTEEGMYVLDALYQAFPREVLQTEIDTCWVKASGEDPAAYIRKYKNRCPVVHLKDFTGTKPVEFTALGQGVQDVQGLLTAAVESGAEWVIVEQDEHLLNSPMEDMRLSIEYLEDHHKGEE, translated from the coding sequence ATGTCTAAGTTACCAATTGGTTTACAGGTGTTTTCAATCAGGAAAGAAGCGGAAGCGGATTTTGTACAGACCATGCGGAAAGTGAAAAGTATGGGTTATGATGGAGTGGAACTGGCAGGTCTTTATGGCCATGCACCTGAGAAAATCAGGGACTGCCTAAAGGAGATTGGACTGAATCCGATTTCTGCACATGTTCCGTATGACCAGCTTAAGTCGGATTTGCCGGGAACCGTGGCGGCCTATGCATGCATTGGCTGTAAGTATATCGCAATCCCCTATTTGACGGAGGAAGAAAGATACGGTACAAAAGCATACAGTGAGATGCTGGACAATATACCCGAAATAGCCGGTGAATGCGGAAAGTACGATATTACTTTGCTATATCACAATCATGACTTTGAGTTTCAGAAGACAGAAGAAGGAATGTATGTTTTGGATGCTTTATACCAGGCATTTCCGAGAGAAGTATTGCAGACAGAGATTGATACCTGCTGGGTGAAAGCATCAGGGGAAGATCCCGCAGCTTATATCAGAAAATATAAAAACAGATGTCCGGTTGTGCACCTGAAGGATTTTACAGGTACAAAACCGGTAGAGTTTACGGCACTGGGGCAGGGAGTACAGGATGTTCAGGGATTATTGACCGCTGCTGTGGAATCCGGTGCCGAATGGGTGATTGTGGAACAGGACGAACATCTGCTGAATTCTCCTATGGAGGACATGAGGCTGAGTATTGAATACCTGGAAGATCATCATAAAGGAGAGGAATGA
- a CDS encoding Gfo/Idh/MocA family protein: MKIGMIGFGGMANWHRETIADIEGLEIAGIYDIKKERVEFARECGLHVYNSLEELLGDKETELVLVATPNDLHKPLAIQAMRAGKHVVSEKPVTLSSQDLQEMMDVSAETGMYLTVHQNRRWDEDFLTLKKIYDENRLGEIYRIESRVHGSRGIPGDWRQEKEHGGGMILDWGVHLLDQILMLMKDVKLKKVYASVTNVTNQLVDDGFTAILTFENKVEVLVEVGTSNFIALPRWYMLGQNGTAIIKDWDLSGEIICAAGVNEEDVVPVRTAAGLTKTMAPRREDTIHRTELPVVKSDIRDFYRNVMAVIEKKEESRIKLPEVMRVMKLMEAIFEAARQNQVLDFEK, encoded by the coding sequence ATGAAGATAGGAATGATCGGTTTTGGCGGAATGGCCAATTGGCATAGAGAAACGATTGCAGATATTGAAGGTCTGGAGATAGCAGGAATCTATGATATAAAAAAAGAGCGTGTGGAGTTTGCCAGGGAGTGCGGACTTCATGTATATAACAGTCTGGAAGAGCTTTTAGGCGATAAAGAGACAGAGCTGGTACTTGTAGCAACTCCGAATGATTTGCATAAACCTCTTGCTATACAGGCCATGAGAGCGGGTAAACATGTGGTATCAGAAAAACCTGTTACTCTGTCTTCACAGGATCTTCAGGAGATGATGGATGTCTCAGCGGAAACAGGTATGTACCTTACGGTACATCAGAACCGTCGTTGGGATGAAGATTTTCTGACGTTGAAGAAAATCTATGATGAGAACAGACTGGGAGAGATATACCGCATAGAATCCAGGGTTCACGGTTCGAGAGGAATTCCGGGTGACTGGAGACAGGAGAAGGAACATGGCGGTGGTATGATTCTGGATTGGGGGGTACATCTTCTGGATCAGATTTTGATGCTGATGAAGGACGTAAAGCTGAAAAAAGTTTATGCTTCGGTCACCAATGTAACGAATCAGCTGGTGGATGACGGATTCACTGCAATTCTTACATTTGAAAATAAAGTAGAGGTTCTGGTAGAAGTCGGAACCAGTAACTTTATAGCATTGCCCCGATGGTATATGCTCGGGCAGAATGGAACGGCGATTATTAAGGATTGGGATTTATCAGGTGAAATCATATGTGCAGCAGGTGTGAATGAGGAAGATGTGGTTCCGGTGAGAACCGCAGCGGGATTAACCAAAACCATGGCTCCCCGCAGGGAGGATACCATCCACAGAACCGAACTGCCTGTTGTGAAAAGCGATATCAGAGATTTCTACCGGAATGTAATGGCAGTGATTGAGAAAAAGGAAGAGTCCAGGATAAAACTGCCGGAAGTGATGCGTGTGATGAAACTGATGGAAGCTATTTTCGAAGCAGCCAGACAAAATCAGGTGCTGGATTTTGAGAAATGA
- a CDS encoding sugar phosphate isomerase/epimerase family protein, with amino-acid sequence MKLGVFTVVLGDMGLEDACAYLEKSGVQMVEIGCGGFPGKAHCDPEVLLNDDAKLKEFQDTIARHNLEISAMSSHGNPVHPQKDVAEKFDHDLTNAILLAEKLGVPVVNAFSGCPGGSSQDQEPNWVTCPWPDDFQRVLDYQWNEVLIPYWKQKVAFAKEHGIHKIALELHPGFCVYNTKTLLRLREAVGPEIGANFDPSHLIWQGMDPCVCIRELGKAGALFHFHAKDTKIDTANTNLNGVLDTGHYSDEINRSWIFRSVGYGHGEEYWKAIISELRLAGYDYAISIEHEDSLMSGNEGLQKAIQCLKNVLLYEDRGAMYWA; translated from the coding sequence ATGAAACTAGGTGTGTTTACAGTAGTATTAGGGGACATGGGTCTGGAGGATGCATGTGCGTATCTGGAAAAGAGCGGTGTGCAGATGGTGGAAATCGGATGCGGAGGATTTCCGGGAAAGGCACACTGTGATCCGGAAGTACTGTTGAATGATGATGCAAAATTAAAGGAATTCCAGGATACAATTGCAAGGCATAACCTGGAAATCAGTGCTATGAGTAGTCATGGGAATCCGGTTCATCCACAGAAAGATGTGGCGGAGAAATTTGATCATGACCTGACGAATGCGATTTTACTGGCAGAAAAACTGGGAGTACCGGTGGTAAATGCATTTTCAGGATGCCCGGGCGGCAGCAGTCAGGATCAGGAGCCGAACTGGGTTACCTGTCCGTGGCCGGATGATTTTCAGAGAGTCCTCGATTATCAGTGGAATGAGGTATTGATTCCTTACTGGAAGCAGAAGGTTGCTTTTGCAAAGGAGCATGGTATCCATAAAATCGCATTGGAACTTCATCCTGGGTTCTGTGTATATAATACGAAAACCCTGTTAAGACTCCGGGAGGCTGTAGGTCCTGAAATCGGAGCGAACTTTGATCCGAGCCATCTGATCTGGCAGGGAATGGATCCCTGTGTGTGCATCAGGGAACTGGGCAAGGCCGGGGCGCTTTTCCATTTCCATGCGAAGGATACAAAGATTGATACGGCAAACACAAACTTGAATGGTGTGTTGGATACCGGGCACTATAGTGATGAGATAAACCGTTCCTGGATTTTCAGATCCGTAGGATATGGTCATGGTGAGGAATACTGGAAAGCAATTATTTCCGAGCTGCGCCTGGCGGGATATGATTATGCAATCAGTATCGAACATGAAGATAGTCTGATGTCCGGGAATGAAGGGCTGCAAAAAGCAATCCAGTGTCTGAAGAATGTTCTTCTGTACGAAGACAGGGGAGCTATGTACTGGGCATAA
- a CDS encoding helix-turn-helix domain-containing protein: MNEINLYEKKIIQDKEFPVQIFENNIREVRSIFQEHWHEQIEMHYVLNGEADFYCNHKPVHGEPGNLIIINSNELHTGTTKTETFDALVIIFELDKFSEEIVNHNMIFQTLIPADEKIKNLLFTIRKEDSLKELGYKLAVKAAIYELLTYLMRFYVVESISDQEQLKRNRNLERLNIVFQYIQNNYTEQLSNKDLARVIHLSEPRFCHLFKESMGLSPLKYINEVRLEKAYFLLQQKELNVAEIAEIVGFRDYNNFGRLFKKKYGYAPSEVWERQLSYISAATR; the protein is encoded by the coding sequence ATGAATGAAATTAATTTATATGAAAAAAAAATCATACAGGATAAGGAGTTTCCTGTCCAGATTTTTGAAAATAATATCAGAGAGGTTCGCTCTATTTTCCAGGAGCACTGGCATGAACAGATAGAGATGCACTATGTTTTAAATGGTGAGGCAGATTTTTACTGTAACCACAAGCCTGTTCATGGGGAGCCTGGAAATCTGATTATCATCAATAGTAATGAACTGCATACGGGCACAACAAAGACAGAGACATTTGATGCATTGGTTATTATCTTTGAATTGGACAAATTTTCAGAGGAGATTGTAAATCATAACATGATTTTTCAGACGTTGATCCCGGCAGATGAAAAGATTAAAAACCTGCTCTTTACCATTCGTAAGGAGGACAGTTTAAAAGAATTGGGTTATAAACTGGCGGTCAAGGCTGCAATCTATGAGCTGCTGACTTATCTTATGCGCTTTTATGTGGTAGAAAGCATATCCGATCAGGAACAGTTAAAAAGAAACAGAAATCTGGAACGCCTTAATATTGTATTTCAATATATACAAAATAATTATACCGAACAATTAAGCAATAAAGATTTAGCCCGTGTTATACATTTAAGTGAGCCAAGGTTCTGTCATCTGTTTAAAGAGAGCATGGGATTAAGTCCGCTTAAATATATTAACGAAGTCCGTCTCGAAAAGGCATATTTTCTATTGCAGCAGAAGGAACTGAATGTCGCCGAGATTGCCGAAATTGTAGGATTTCGGGATTATAACAATTTTGGGAGATTATTTAAGAAAAAGTATGGATATGCACCATCTGAGGTCTGGGAAAGACAATTATCCTATATTTCTGCCGCGACGAGATAG
- a CDS encoding TraX family protein — MSYQPPNTSDGSTPIYGITGSTVKLIAMACMLIDHFSAIFIESPLYQDSLRLSSTQEPLESYMASHAAAVTINSLLRSAGRIAFPLFAFLLVEGFLHTRSKVKYCRNLFLMALLSEIPFDLAFYGQWNPSSQNTLFTLTLGLLTIWAISEAEKLSHNRFLTTIYTLLISLTGCTAAWLMHSDYEMYGILAIVLFYLFRFRRTMGSFLACSALTLLGLGEAFCFFSLIPIQRYNGARGLSLKYAFYFFYPLHLLVLYFLTFLFRI, encoded by the coding sequence ATGTCTTATCAACCGCCGAATACTTCTGACGGAAGTACTCCCATCTATGGTATTACCGGGAGCACTGTGAAGCTGATCGCCATGGCCTGTATGCTAATCGATCACTTTTCCGCAATATTTATAGAATCCCCTCTCTATCAGGATTCCCTGAGACTTTCGAGTACGCAGGAACCTCTGGAAAGTTATATGGCTTCTCATGCCGCGGCCGTCACTATAAATTCTCTCCTGCGTTCAGCAGGCAGAATTGCATTTCCACTGTTTGCTTTCCTTTTGGTGGAAGGCTTCCTTCACACGCGCAGCAAAGTAAAATACTGCCGGAATCTTTTTCTGATGGCCCTCCTGTCCGAAATTCCTTTTGATCTGGCATTCTATGGACAGTGGAACCCTTCCAGCCAGAATACCCTGTTCACTCTGACACTTGGCCTTCTGACTATCTGGGCAATTTCTGAGGCTGAAAAGCTCAGTCATAACAGATTCCTTACCACAATATACACCTTGCTGATCTCCCTGACCGGCTGCACAGCCGCCTGGCTTATGCACTCCGACTATGAGATGTATGGGATTTTGGCCATTGTTCTCTTTTACCTGTTCCGATTCAGGAGAACTATGGGATCTTTTCTGGCCTGTTCCGCCCTTACCCTCCTGGGTTTGGGAGAAGCGTTCTGTTTCTTCTCCCTGATACCGATTCAAAGATATAATGGCGCCCGGGGGCTTAGCCTGAAATATGCATTTTATTTCTTTTACCCCCTACACCTTCTGGTGCTCTATTTTCTCACCTTTTTATTTAGAATCTAA
- the glgB gene encoding 1,4-alpha-glucan branching protein GlgB: MAGKRVKQKDKQISGEEERELPRFSELDQYLFGQATHYDLYRKMGAHPGSLEGKDGVWFTVWAPNAESVSVIGEFNGWDEKMNPMKKVSEEGVYEGFISAAKEGDLYKYCIMSRKGKLLYKADPYAFAAEKRPGNASRVADIGGYRWGDAAWLKKRKESNPDIAPMSIYELHPGSWKKHPFSEENPEGFYDYEYLAESLTAYIKDMGYTHVELMGIAEHPFDGSWGYQVTGYYAPTSRYGTPKQFKYLVDYLHKNKIGVILDWVPAHFPKDEHGLAEFDGTAVYEYEDPRKGEHPDWGTKIFNYERPEVKNFLLANALYWIEEYHIDGLRVDAVASMLYLDYGKSEGQWLPNRYGGNQNLEAVEFFKHLNSLVTGRNKGVVMIAEESTTWPKVTGDVHDGGLGFSFKWNMGWMHDFLEYMKLDPVYRKYNHNSMTFSLTYAFGENYVLVLSHDEVVHLKCSMLSKMPGVGDDKYKNLMAGYGFMIGHPGKKLLFMGQDFGQLQEWSEERELDWYLLAEKPHEHLQAYVRDLLHLYTRYPALYANDTPEGFEWVNANDGERSIFSFIRISPTGKENLIFICNFTPVERPDYRVGVPKRKQYRLILDSSDIKYGGNACERPLIYRAVAKPCDGRPFSIGFPLPAYGVAVFRF, translated from the coding sequence ATGGCGGGAAAAAGGGTAAAACAAAAGGACAAACAGATATCAGGGGAAGAGGAAAGGGAATTACCCCGGTTCAGTGAATTGGATCAGTACCTGTTTGGACAGGCTACGCACTATGACCTCTATCGAAAGATGGGGGCACACCCGGGGAGCCTGGAGGGAAAGGATGGAGTCTGGTTTACAGTATGGGCACCAAACGCTGAATCAGTTTCCGTAATTGGAGAATTCAATGGATGGGATGAAAAGATGAACCCCATGAAAAAAGTGTCGGAGGAAGGAGTCTATGAAGGCTTTATTTCGGCGGCAAAAGAAGGTGATCTTTACAAATATTGTATTATGAGCCGGAAAGGAAAATTGCTGTATAAAGCAGATCCTTATGCCTTTGCAGCAGAGAAGCGGCCTGGAAATGCATCCCGGGTGGCCGATATCGGCGGCTACAGGTGGGGGGATGCTGCATGGCTGAAAAAAAGGAAAGAGTCCAATCCCGACATAGCGCCCATGTCCATCTATGAGCTGCATCCCGGTTCGTGGAAGAAGCATCCCTTCAGTGAGGAAAATCCGGAGGGATTCTATGATTATGAGTATCTTGCGGAATCGCTTACAGCGTACATAAAGGATATGGGATATACCCATGTAGAACTTATGGGGATTGCGGAACATCCGTTTGACGGTTCCTGGGGCTATCAGGTGACCGGATACTATGCACCGACCTCCCGGTACGGAACCCCGAAACAGTTTAAATATCTGGTAGATTATCTGCATAAGAACAAAATCGGTGTAATTTTGGATTGGGTACCTGCGCATTTTCCGAAAGATGAACATGGTCTTGCGGAGTTTGACGGGACAGCAGTCTACGAATATGAGGATCCGCGAAAAGGGGAACATCCTGACTGGGGCACAAAGATTTTTAATTATGAACGCCCTGAGGTCAAGAATTTTCTTCTTGCCAATGCGCTGTATTGGATTGAGGAATACCATATAGATGGTCTGCGGGTGGATGCGGTGGCATCCATGCTGTATCTGGATTATGGGAAATCCGAAGGACAATGGCTTCCAAACCGGTACGGCGGAAATCAGAACCTGGAGGCTGTAGAATTTTTTAAGCACCTGAACTCCCTAGTAACCGGCAGAAATAAAGGGGTTGTCATGATTGCAGAGGAGTCTACCACATGGCCTAAGGTGACGGGGGATGTCCACGATGGAGGACTGGGATTCAGTTTCAAATGGAACATGGGGTGGATGCATGACTTCCTGGAGTACATGAAGCTGGACCCGGTATATCGTAAATATAATCATAACAGTATGACATTTTCCCTGACCTATGCATTTGGTGAAAATTATGTACTGGTGCTTTCTCATGATGAGGTGGTACATCTAAAGTGCTCCATGCTCAGCAAGATGCCCGGAGTGGGGGATGATAAGTATAAGAATCTGATGGCAGGATACGGCTTTATGATCGGACATCCGGGCAAGAAGCTGTTGTTCATGGGGCAGGATTTCGGGCAGCTTCAGGAATGGTCGGAGGAGCGGGAGCTCGACTGGTATCTGCTGGCCGAGAAGCCCCACGAGCATCTGCAGGCTTATGTGCGGGATTTGCTTCACCTCTATACCAGATATCCTGCTTTGTATGCCAATGACACGCCGGAAGGATTTGAGTGGGTCAATGCGAATGATGGAGAAAGGAGTATCTTCAGCTTTATTCGAATCTCACCCACTGGAAAGGAGAATCTGATATTTATCTGTAACTTTACTCCTGTGGAAAGGCCGGATTACCGGGTTGGAGTTCCTAAGAGAAAACAATACCGTCTGATACTGGACAGCTCGGACATTAAGTATGGTGGAAATGCGTGTGAGCGTCCGTTAATCTATCGGGCTGTGGCAAAACCATGTGATGGAAGGCCGTTTTCCATTGGATTTCCCCTTCCCGCTTATGGTGTGGCGGTGTTTAGATTCTAA
- a CDS encoding C40 family peptidase, with amino-acid sequence MIRKDVNKKISRQKILVTSIVLSAVVIIANPLSALSAPNTTYESISEERSADTGDDLNGEGNSDIPSTPSPTPTPEVTPAPSPIPTVTPTPTPEVTPTPTPTPEATPTPEATPSPTPEATETPTPAPTEAPSPTPVPNEQTTTDNSDRTPIRLNVGSASVTPILLHTIPKDYALAKVDSFVSIREEKDEKSRAVGRLERGGLCFIIADKDQEWIFVESGEARGFVKREYLMMDEEALNQIEAVGENRFSLAESLVRPWENKAYAYSTDTVKDVDIAGSLRQSVLEFSQSFLGNPYVWGGVSLTDGADCSGYVMQIYRQFGYSLPRTSGEQANYGTRISPSEAQPGDLLFYARDDGTIYHVLIYMGNGKAINAQSSRTGIVISDVDYNKVPWAVRIINDENAVPAASLLSGNSGVKPNGRYLGRFKLTAYCNCEICCGHWSGGPTASGVMPSQGTTVAVGGVDFATRLNIGGQVFTVEDRGTPYGHIDIFMNSHAEATQFGVQYADVYVQN; translated from the coding sequence ATGATTAGAAAAGATGTAAATAAGAAGATTTCCAGACAAAAGATTCTGGTTACATCTATTGTATTAAGTGCTGTGGTCATTATAGCTAATCCACTTTCTGCATTAAGTGCACCTAATACTACATATGAGAGCATTTCTGAAGAGCGGTCAGCAGATACCGGCGATGATTTGAATGGAGAGGGTAATTCTGATATACCGTCAACGCCATCCCCGACGCCAACGCCGGAGGTAACACCGGCACCGTCTCCGATACCTACAGTGACCCCGACACCAACACCGGAGGTAACACCGACACCGACACCAACGCCGGAAGCAACACCAACGCCGGAGGCAACGCCATCTCCAACGCCGGAAGCAACAGAAACTCCGACGCCAGCACCTACCGAGGCACCGTCCCCGACACCGGTGCCGAATGAACAAACTACGACAGATAATTCAGATCGTACGCCAATTAGACTGAATGTTGGCAGTGCCTCTGTCACACCGATTCTCCTACATACAATCCCAAAGGATTATGCACTGGCAAAAGTGGACTCGTTTGTAAGTATACGGGAAGAAAAAGACGAAAAATCCAGGGCTGTGGGCAGACTTGAGCGTGGGGGGCTTTGTTTTATCATTGCGGATAAGGATCAGGAATGGATTTTTGTAGAGTCGGGAGAAGCAAGGGGATTTGTGAAACGCGAGTACCTGATGATGGATGAAGAGGCTCTGAATCAGATAGAGGCTGTCGGAGAGAATAGGTTCTCTCTGGCGGAGAGCCTGGTTCGTCCATGGGAGAATAAAGCGTATGCATATTCCACAGATACGGTAAAGGATGTGGATATTGCCGGCAGCCTTCGTCAGTCAGTCCTGGAATTTTCACAGAGTTTTCTTGGGAATCCATATGTATGGGGCGGTGTAAGCCTTACAGACGGCGCCGACTGTTCCGGATATGTGATGCAGATATACAGACAATTTGGATACTCACTGCCGCGTACATCCGGGGAACAGGCAAATTATGGAACAAGAATATCTCCATCGGAAGCACAGCCGGGTGATTTGCTTTTTTATGCCAGAGATGATGGTACAATTTATCATGTACTCATCTATATGGGCAATGGCAAAGCGATTAATGCACAGAGCAGCAGGACGGGAATCGTAATATCGGATGTGGATTATAATAAGGTTCCCTGGGCTGTGCGAATTATTAATGATGAGAATGCAGTACCGGCTGCCAGCCTGCTATCGGGTAACAGTGGGGTTAAGCCCAATGGCCGATACCTGGGCAGATTTAAGCTTACGGCATATTGCAATTGTGAAATCTGCTGTGGGCACTGGTCGGGCGGGCCGACAGCAAGCGGAGTGATGCCGTCACAGGGAACAACGGTAGCTGTGGGTGGTGTGGATTTTGCTACCAGGCTGAACATCGGAGGCCAGGTGTTTACTGTGGAAGACAGAGGAACACCATATGGACATATTGATATCTTTATGAACAGCCACGCGGAGGCTACACAATTTGGTGTTCAGTATGCGGATGTGTATGTTCAAAATTAA